A stretch of the Conger conger chromosome 3, fConCon1.1, whole genome shotgun sequence genome encodes the following:
- the mcm3ap gene encoding germinal-center associated nuclear protein isoform X1: MNPPGLFGKTQGSAFQAPGNPSRSTGLFPSFGQQGTSNTQQNVGFGQTATFGQASAFSQSAGFGQNSGQTSVFGQTPAFGQAQALGQSSVFGPTAGLGQASGQSSTLGQNSAFTSASMNPPAFSQSGLGQGNPSVTAPPSYAPPSYAQSTGQTQSSVFGQPPAFSQNSAFVQPTGFAQPTYGFGLPSSISQSSVASTPATGSGQATSFSQPSFGQPSAFPLPGATSGSSGSTQSVVQSRGFGTSEFSFKPSDEALFKPIFSVSPEPGNSQPAAGPEVFASAQPAVASMDSSGPSGLDFSFSQPAAAPSISFPGASLPQTDTLPTTSVAAGKLEFTFSQPAAPSNSGSAPQPAPVPNSPSSFSFSAEVLQPAVGPAAVGRGFGQASAFGELKGKPEPADKGGDEESTGEVVFRGLGKGTKRKEELGEWESQGKMGKVEDPPGRGEAPRHAGKRPLMGSRAPAGGLFRSAMSSLIKSSGNPMKKEPKKEEPPPEWEEVERPGLKSYGAHTSPTPPRGQAPIREFTEKAAETAAAVAVDDPVPQARHSRRTESMDSLGGTSPTDLTALQCKNIPPNLNTKEVLQTHFIRFGRVRQVLCRPNKNMAIVHFNDHASAAKARKRGKSLRGKEIQIFWQRKRPSPGEKGEVAQVEKKVAREREEARGGGFQSPVLRKPLPRSLAPSSIGSLTKGSPVKKSSIAKSLQFDLEVQPDPGAEGQIPDRPADSLPSSLLHLVGQLCETAEEKYRLLEQKDKILRQGRPKRTDLVLSKVFVGTCPDMCPEKERYMRETRNQLSSYEVIPNTEKVDHTTAIKEYSRSSADQEEPLPHELRPLPVLSMTMDYLVTQVMDQGEENYRDWYDFVWNRTRGIRKDITQQHLCDPLIVSLIEKCTRFHIHCAHHLCQEPMMTFDTKINNENMTKCLQSLKEMYEDLADREVYCPREAEFRQYNVLLKLDDGDILREVQQFRSEVRNSPEVHFAVQAFAALNNNNFVRFFKLVRVASYLSGCILHRYFNQVRRAALRAVNVAYTVALRSTFFPVDDLVRMLMFRSAGEACDFIQQFGLNVCDGMVELNRTSFQDPELPVPLKRSADIMGKRTVLIGEVVNGGPLPSPPQHTPVCSFDSRNKYRGDGPLAEPVYKGVSLGAVPQKQAAGPPVVEPRPLMDLEVRAPPKPKPLPEPQSETEPGALPDPVSDPQQPFIPIGLPQPIRPPSPPPKPEPVYTDQDIIAEVESVVEEVLETECSELASTVTQYISTALSVCDGQVEALVSEVLEKMLGDVCSSEIHAEEERKAEEKRMLEEARLKQEHEAFLAEFSESLCAEISQEVLTECIEGTAASEIRHALEEKAECVSRSSEEVCSSLVEETLLGEISQVAQQVLDVELKRIHKFLKRWRDVVAVRRQLKRQMRGFPAAPCCVDLRFKLKALVPSAPSQPCLDQLARGVVDLGNAGHMTVSCTRLLRMRQEAIHQMRVQHYYQLLLSESVWTPLDLPRLVVENISHPTDRIFWKAALLLPSDQESEANVASRILTDWLEAKFSGDEGSGDPVADRGGKMETLSISNGLVSVQERTHKVHVCVKVTRGPLSVEAQALLEKQKDLQGTSALVLLLPPLLGSREESQEEREEQEEVFLLSALLQLRQLQQASAGMPALPLAVLVPERSGRPISDQKMEGDLKLPALVEDGLISEFVFVHIPETTNDLQGSEQITQAVKWLAERSPAPVLLSSETLVQFVEGGLCREFGSRLHQDKLDREAAGLPCQDPAPIIHLYNSVLLFLSGLVSCDRLAALSWPMAEFCQPEARGLLPPLGWNCPQHLAWLQRAIRSLQLPEWDLPPASAPWPRLCASIFQYASQIPLSHHSQPLLMSRLENLLGRVLARCQQGAPPAPMAQGEECLSGGLSFHQVPWDEILVFCIDHRMKDWRPPESPLSEDAITEDGEILVYFQKDRLTDFSPPSSWTAAVTQTHRDKQQGADGSTPVPGHSPMPAPGTPSLRQKLFHSPGRPPPHPLAVLDLTHTPSSQQLPQRVLIDLEEEKNQSQRFEEQLQRWLERDPLDSFSMPAFMPSSLISVPEIMTPAAKASSACAEHTITQETDTNVHGDDLGSSWLRSRPSMGQRLKELHRLISVHQSEELACGLHLNSLLEIVED, translated from the exons ATGAATCCTCCCGGTTTGTTTGGAAAAACACAAGGCAGCGCTTTTCAGGCCCCTGGTAACCCCAGCCGGAGTACTGGGTTGTTCCCATCTTTCGGACAGCAGGGTACTAGCAATACGCAACAGAATGTTGGGTTCGGACAGACTGCAACATTCGGACAGGCATCAGCTTTCAGCCAGTCTGCGGGCTTTGGTCAGAACTCTGGGCAGACTTCCGTCTTTGGTCAAACCCCTGCCTTTGGACAGGCGCAGGCCCTGGGCCAGAGCTCCGTGTTTGGGCCGACTGCCGGTCTGGGACAAGCCTCTGGTCAGTCATCCACGTTGGGACAGAACTCCGCCTTTACATCTGCATCAATGAATCCCCCTGCATTCAGTCAGTCAGGCCTGGGACAGGGAAACCCGAGTGTTACCGCACCACCGTCTTATGCGCCACCGTCTTATGCGCAATCCACTGGACAGACTCAGAGCTCTGTGTTTGGGCAACCACCTGCCTTCAGTCAGAACTCTGCATTTGTGCAGCCGACAGGCTTTGCACAACCAACGTATGGATTCGGTCTGCCCTCCAGTATTTCTCAATCCTCTGTTGCTTCCACCCCTGCCACTGGATCGGGTCAGGCCACAAGCTTCAGCCAGCCCTCCTTCGGACAGCCGTCTGCGTTTCCGTTGCCCGGTGCCACGTCAGGCTCATCAGGGAGCACTCAGAGCGTCGTTCAGAGCCGAGGGTTCGGAACGTCGGAGTTCAGCTTCAAGCCATCAGACGAGGCTCTGTTCAAACCTATTTTCAGCGTGAGCCCTGAGCCGGGCAACTCCCAGCCCGCCGCGGGCCCGGAAGTGTTTGCCTCCGCCCAGCCGGCCGTGGCCAGCATGGACAGCAGCGGGCCCAGTGGTCTGGACTTTAGCTTCTCCCAGCCTGCAGCGgccccctccatctccttccCAGGTGCCAGCCTGCCGCAGACAGACACTCTTCCAACCACCAGCGTCGCTGCCGGGAAGCTGGAGTTCACCTTCTCCCAGCCGGCAGCGCCCTCCAACAGCGGCTCCGCTCCCCAGCCCGCCCCCGTCCCCAACAGCCCCTCCTCCTTCAGCTTCTCTGCCGAGGTCCTCCAACCCGCCGTGGGCCCCGCCGCGGTGGGCCGGGGCTTCGGCCAAGCGTCGGCCTTCGGGGAGCTGAAGGGCAAGCCGGAGCCCGCGGATAAAGGAGGGGATGAGGAGAGCACCGGGGAGGTGGTGTTCAGGGGTCTGGGGAAAGGAACCAAGCGGAAGGAGGAGTTGGGGGAATGGGAGTCACAGGGTAAGATGGGCAAGGTGGAGGACCCCCCAGGCAGAGGTGAGGCCCCCCGGCACGCTGGCAAAAGGCCGCTGATGGGGTCCCGCGCCCCGGCCGGGGGGCTGTTCCGCAGCGCCATGAGCAGCCTGATTAAGTCATCGGGAAACCCTATGAAGAAGGAGCCCAAGAAAGAGGAGCCACCCCCGGagtgggaggaggtggagaggccTGGCCTGAAGTCGTACGGCGCCCACacgtcccccaccccccccagagGGCAGGCCCCCATCAGAGAATTCACTGAGAAGGCTGCGGAAACCG CAGCGGCTGTGGCGGTGGATGATCCCGTGCCTCAGGCCAGACACTCTCGGCGGACGGAGAGCATGGACAGCCTGGGAGGGACGTCGCCCACAGACCTGACGGCCCTCCAGTGCAAGAACATCCCTCCCAACCTCAACACCAAGGAGGTCCTTCAGACGCACTTCATCCGCTTCGGAAGAGTGCGCCAAGTGTTATGCCGACCCAACAAGAACATGGCCATCGTTCACTTCAACGACCAT GCCTCTGCTGCCAAAGCAAGGAAGAGGGGGAAGTCGCTACGCGGGAAGGAGATCCAGATATTCTGGCAGAGGAAGAGACCCA GTCccggagagaaaggggaggtggCTCAGGTGGAAAAGAAGGTGGCCCGAGAAAGAGAAGAAGCCAGAGGCGGGGGCTTCCAGTCCCCCGTTCTCCGAAaacccctccctcgctccctggCCCCCAGCAGCATTGGGTCCTTAACTAAAGG ATCCCCAGTGAAGAAGTCCAGCATTGCAAAGTCCCTGCAGTTCGACCTGGAAGTGCAGCCGGATCCCGGAGCGGAGGGCCAGATTCCAGACCGCCCGGCCGACAGCCTGCCTTCCTCTCTCCTGCACCTGGTGGGCCAGCTGTGCGAGACCGCTGAGGAGAAGTACCGACTGCTGGAGCAGAAGGACAAGATCCTGCGGCAAG GCCGGCCCAAGAGAACGGACCTTGTGCTGTCCAAAGTTTTTGTTGGGACGTGTCCAGACATGTGCCCGGAGAAAGAGCGTTACATGAGAGAGACCCGAAATCAGCTCAGCTCCTACGAGGTCATCCCAAACACAGAGAAG GTTGACCACACCACTGCCATTAAGGAGTACAGCAGGTCGTCGGCTGACCAAGAAGAGCCCCTCCCCCATGAGCTGAGGCCCCTCCCCGTACTAAGTATGACCATGGACTACCTGGTTACGCAGGTCATGGACCAGGGCGAGGAGAACTACCGCGACTGGTATGACTTTGTGTGGAACAGGACCCGAGGTATCCGCAAG GACATTACCCAGCAGCACCTTTGCGACCCCCTGATCGTGTCCCTCATCGAGAAGTGCACTCGCTTCCACATCCACTGCGCACACCACCTGTGCCAGGAGCCCATGATGACCTTCGACACCAAAATCAACAACGAGAACATGACCAAGTGCCTGCAGAGTCTGAAGGAGATGTACGAGGATCTGGCCGACAGGGAGGTCTACTGCCCCCGTGAGGCCGAGTTCCGCCAGTACAACGTGCTCCTCAAACTCGACGACGGGGACATTTTGCG AGAGGTGCAGCAGTTCCGCTCGGAGGTGCGGAACTCACCTGAGGTACATTTTGCAGTGCAGGCCTTCGCCGccctcaacaacaacaactttgtGCGCTTCTTCAAGCTGGTCAGAGTAGCCTCATACCTCTCTGGCTGCATCCTCCACCGGTACTTCAACCAG GTGAGGCGGGCGGCATTGAGGGCAGTGAACGTGGCGTATACTGTGGCTCTGAGATCCACCTTCTTCCCGGTGGACGACCTGGTCAGGATGCTCATGTTCCGCAGTGCGGGAGAGGCCTGTGACTTTATCCAGCAGTTCGGACTGAACGTGTGCGATGG GATGGTGGAGTTGAATCGCACCTCCTTCCAGGACCCCGAGCTGCCGGTGCCCCTCAAGAGGTCCGCAGACATCATGGGGAAGAGGACTGTTCTGATTGGGGAGGTGGTGAACGGGGGGCCCCTGCCCAGCCCGCCCCAGCACACCCCTGTCTGCAGCTTCGACTCCCGCAACAAGTACCGCGGCGACGGGCCCCTGGCCGAGCCTGTCTACAAGGGGGTGTCACTGGGAG CTGTCCCACAGAAGCAGGCAGCAGGGCCACCGGTGGTGGAGCCACGGCCCCTGATGGACCTGGAGGTCAGGGCCCCGCCCAAACCCAAGCCGCTGCCAGAGCCACAGAGCGAGACGGAGCCAGGAGCTCTACCTGacccagtctctgaccctcagcAGCCTTTCATTCCTATTGGCCTGCCTCAGCCCATCCGACCCCCATCACCCCCACCCAAACCAGAACCCGTCTACACTGACCAA GACATCATCGCTGAAGTGGAGTCTGTAGTAGAGGAGGTTTTGGAGACTGAGTGCTCTGAGCTGGCCAGCACAGTCACCCAGTACATCTCCACTGCTCTGAG TGTGTGCGACGGCCAGGTGGAGGCGCTGGTGAGTGAGGTGctggagaagatgctgggggaCGTGTGCTCCTCCGAGATCCacgcagaggaggagaggaaagcgGAAGAGAAGAGAATGCTGGAGGAGGCCAG ACTGAAGCAGGAGCATGAGGCCTTTCTGGCCGAGTTCAGCGAGTCCCTCTGTGCGGAGATCAGCCAGGAGGTCCTGACCGAGTGTATCGAGGGCACTGCTGCCTCCGAGATCAG GCACGCGCTGGAGGAGAAAGCGGAGTGTGTGTCGCGTAGCTCGGAGGAGGTGTGCAGCAGCCTTGTGGAAGAGACTCTGCTGGGGGAGATCTCCCAGGTGGCTCAGCAGGTGCTGGACGTGGAGCTGAAACGCATTCACAAGTTCCTCAagag GTGGCGTGACGTGGTGGCCGTGCGCAGGCAGTTGAAGAGGCAGATGCGGGGTTTCCCCGCCGCGCCCTGCTGTGTGGATCTGCGCTTCAAGCTCAAAGCTCTGGTCCCCAGCGCCCCCTCCCAGCCCTGCCTGGACCAGCTGGCCCGCGGCGTGGTTGACCTCGGCAACGCCGGTCACATGACCGTATCCTGCACCAG ATTACTGAGAATGAGGCAAGAAGCAATCCACCAGATGAGAGTACAGCACTATTATCAGCTGTTACTGAG CGAGTCGGTGTGGACCCCACTGGACCTTCCCCGCCTTGTAGTGGAGAACATTTCACACCCGACCGACAGAATCTTCTGGAAGGCTGCTCTCCTTTTGCCCAGTGACCAGGAGAGCGAAGCAAATGTAGCCAGCag GATTCTGACCGATTGGCTGGAGGCCAAATTCAGTGGGGATGAAGGGTCAGGTGACCCGGTTGCGGACCGGGGTGGTAAGATGGAGACTCTCTCCATCAGTAACGGGCTTGTGAGTGTTCAGGAGAGGACTCACAAAGTTCACGTGTGTGTTAAG GTGACCCGGGGGCCCCTGAGTGTGGAGGCCCAGGCTCTGCTGGAGAAGCAGAAGGACCTTCAGGGCACCTCCGCCCTCGTGCTGCTCCTGCCCCCCCTGCTGGGCTCCAGAGAGGAGAGccaggaggagcgggaggagcaggaggaggtgttCCTGCTCTCCGCTCTCCTGCAGCTCCGTCAGCTGCAGCAGGCCAGCGCCGGGATGCCCGCCCTCCCGCTGGCCGTGCTGGTGCCCGAGAGGAGCGGCCGGCCAATCAGCGATCAGAAAATGGAGGGAG ATCTGAAGCTTCCAGCCCTGGTTGAGGATGGCTTGATTTCTGAGTTTGTGTTCGTACACATCCCTGAGACCACCAACGACCTGCAGGGCTCTGAACAG atcACCCAGGCAGTGAAGTGGCTGGCGGAGCGCTCTCCAGCCCCGGTGCTCCTCTCCTCGGAGACTCTGGTGCAGTTTGTGGAGGGCGGTCTCTGCCGTGAGTTCGGCTCCAGGCTGCACCAGGACAAGCTGGACCGAGAGGCGGCGGGGCTGCCCTGCCAGGACCCCGCTCCCATCATCCACCTGTACAACAGCGTGCTGCTCTTCCTGTCCGGCCTGGTGTCCTGCGACCGCCTGGCCGCTCTCTCCTGGCCCATGGCCGAGTTCTGCCAGCCCGAGGCCCGCGGCCTGCTGCCCCCCCTGGGCTGGAACTGCCCCCAGCACCTGGCCTGGCTGCAGAGGGCCATCCGCAGCCTGCAGCTCCCGGAGTGGGACCTGCCTCCCGCCTCCG CCCCCTGGCCCCGGCTGTGCGCCTCCATCTTCCAGTACGCCTCCCAGATCCCGCTATCCCACCACAGCCAGCCCCTCCTCATGTCCCGGCTGGAGAACCTGCTGGGGCGCGTTCTGGCGCGCTgtcagcagggggcgccaccCGCCCCGATGGCCCAGGGCGAGGAGTGCCTCAGCGGGGGACTGTCCTTCCACCAGGTGCCCTGGGACGAGATTCTGGTCTTCTGCATCGACCACCGGATGAAGGACTGGCGTCCCCCTGAGTCCCCCCTGTCCGAGG ATGCCATTACGGAGGATGGGGAGATCCTGGTGTACTTCCAGAAGGACAGGCTGACGGACTTCAGCCCCCCGAGCAGCTGGACTGCAGCAGTGACCCAGACCCACAGAGACAAGCAGCAGGGGGCTGATGG GTCCACGCCTGTCCCAGGGCACAGCCCCATGCCTGCCCCGGGGACGCCCAGCCTCAGGCAGAAGCTGTTCCACAGCCCGGGCCggccccctcctcaccccctcgCCGTGCTGGACCTCACGCACACTCCCTCCAGCCAGCAGCTGCCCCAGCGCGTGCTCATCGACCTCGAGGAGGAGAAGAACCAGAGCCAGAG gtTTGAGGAGCAGCTGCAGCGCTGGTTGGAGAGGGATCCCCTGGACTCTTTCTCCATGCCTGCTTTCATGCCTTCCTCCCTCATCTCTGTCCCTGAAATCATGACACCAGCAGCTAAAGCCAGCTCTGCCTGTGCTGAACACACGATAACCCAG GAGACGGACACCAATGTCCATGGAGATGATCTAGGGAGCAGCTGGCTGAGGAGCAGGCCATCTATGGGCCAGAGACTGAAGGAGCTACACAGGCTTATTTCAGTCCACCAGAGCGAAGAGCTGGCGTGTGGCCTCCATCTCAACAGCCTGCTGGAGATCGTGGAGGACTGA